The nucleotide window GGATGCGTGGACATGCCGGCGGCCGCTGATACCCGGCGCTGGCATCAGGAGGTGAGGCTGGATCCAGCGCTTGGCCCGGCCGGCATCGCCCTGCTCGGGTTTGCCTGTGATGAAGGTATCCGACGCAACGCAGGACGTACCGGAGCGGCACAGGGTCCGGATGCGCTGCGCAAGGCCATGTCCAACCTGCCGGTGCGCCACGCGGGCCCGCTCTACGATGCGGGCGATATCCGGTGTGTGGATCAGAAGCTTGAGTCGGCCCAAGCCTTGTATTCCCAGCGGGCCCAGCAATTGCTGGACCAGGGGCATTGGGTGGTGGGGTTGGGTGGTGGTCACGAGATCGGTTACGCCAGCTACGCGGCGCTTCGAGCCCATCTGGGTGCCTCACAGGCGCGGATCGGCATCTTCAACTTCGATGCGCACTTTGACCTGCGTAACCAGGGCTACGCGAGCTCGGGCACGCCATTCTTGCAAGCGCTGGAGCATGCCCGCAGTAGCGGCTACCCGCTGCACTACCACTGCATTGGCATCAGCCGCTCGAGTAATACGCCTTCCCTGTTCGCTACGGCCGAGCGCGAAGGCACCCGCTACATCACCGATGACGCGTTGTGCGCTTGGAACTGGCACACACAAGCCGACCTGTTGGTGCGGTGGTGTGAAGCGGTGGATGTCATCTATCTGACCCTATGCCTGGACGTGCTACCGCAATCGATCGCGCCCGGGGTCAGTGCGCCCAACCCCCGCGGTATCAGCTTGGAAGTTGTCGAGTGTCTGCTGGATCTGGTGGTGGCCTCGGGCAAGGTTCGGCTAATGGATGTGGCCGAGCTGTGCCCGCCCCTGGATCCGGATCAGGCAACCGCGCGTGTGGCCGCGCGGCTCATCCACCGTGTCATAGACGCTCAGACCCGGCCAGGCCAGAAGACCTCTGTGCCGGCATAGCGCTAGCGGGAACGCTCGGACAGTAATTGTTTCATCTGGGCTATTTCCTGCGTCTGTGAGGCGATGATGTCCTGGCAGAGCTTGGTCAGCTCGGGATCCTGCAGACGGTTCTCCTCGCACATCAGGATGGCGCCGGCATGATGGGGGATCATCGAGCGGATGAATTGCCGATCCGTGACAGCGGCTTGGGTGCGAATGCCCCACCAGCAGAAGAGCATGAAGGCCACCGTCAAGCCGGCAAGAACCAGGTTGCGTCGACGGTCCGGGTACATGCTGGACATGAGCCATAGCTCGATCAGCAGCATGGGCGCAGCCATCAGGCCCGCCATATAGAACTGATTGATGTTGTTATAGACGTTAGCCCACTGGTCCACCATGGCGTACATGAGCGCGTACATGGCGACAAAGGACAGGGCCATCATCAACAACAGTCGGCCATAGTGGCCCTGATGGCCCTGATGGCCCTGATGGCCCTGATGGCCCTGATGGCCCTGATGGCCCTGATGGCCCTGATGGCCCTGATGGCCCTGATGGCCCTGATGGCCCTGATGTGCCTGATTGGCAGATCCGTGCGAGGCATGCTGCCCCGCAGTTGGCGAGGGTCGTGCGTTGGCGCTTTCGTGCGTATCGTGCGAAGAGGACATAGCGATCTCCGTGGGAATGGCGCAGCGGCCGAACCCGGGGACCGTTGGCACGGCCCCCGGTCACACCATTTACATGCCCCTGCCGGCAGCAAATTCCTGCGAGCTCAGCTTGCCGTCCTTGTTGGTGTCGAGCATGCCGAAGTGCGCTGCCAGCTTGTGCTTGGCCAGCTCTTCCTTGGACAGGGCACCGTTCTTGTTGACGTCCAGCTTGGTGAAGTCGGCATCGGCGGCCGGCTTGTGTTGGCCGTGCTCCTGCTTCTTGTGATCCATCGGCTTGTGCTGGCCATGGTCGGTGGTGGGCGTGGTGGCCTGGCCACCGGCAAAGGCGGCACCGGCCACCAGGAACAGGGACATCATCGAGAGGGAGGCATAACGCTTCATTGCAGTACTCCTTGAGGGATGTGAGCCATCAGTGACAGGAATGGCCGCGCGCAGGCTCAACGGCGCGGTCAGGGTGGGAGGCGGCCGCAACCGAGCCGCCGGACAAACGCAGTGCATTGGTCACGACCGAGACCGAGCTCAGACTCATGGCCAGGGCGGCCATCATCGGGCTGAGCAACAGACCGAAGCTGGGGTATAGCAAACCCGCCGCGATGGGCACGCCAATGGCGTTGTAGACAAAGGCAAAGCCCAGATTCTGTTTCATGTTGGCGACGGTCGATGCGGAGATGGCGCGCGCCTGGACGATGCGCGTCAGATCGCCCTTGACCAAGGTCACTTGAGCGCTGGACATGGCCACATCCGTGCCGGTGCCCATTGCAATGCCGACATCGGCGGCGGCCAAGGCCGGCGCATCATTGATGCCATCACCGGCCATAGCCACGCGACGACCTTGAGCCTTTAGGTGTTGGACCAACTCGGCCTTGCCTTGGGGTTTGACGCCGCCGCGCACATCATCGATGCCCAATGTGCGTCCAACTGCCTCGGCCGTGGCTTGCGCATCGCCGGACGCCATCACCACATGCAGGCCATCGGCCCGTAGCAGGTTCAAGGCGGGCAACGTGGTGGCCTTGATCGGATCAGCCACGGCAATGGCGCCGGCCAGGCGGCCATCCACCGCCAGGAACACCACGCTGGCCCCTTCGTTGCGCAGGCGTTCGACGCTGTTGTGCAGGGGCGCAGTGTCAGCGCCCACCGAGGCCATCAGGCTCTGGTTACCCAGCACGACAACGTATTCGGCCACCCGTCCGCGCACGCCCTGCCCGGTCAGTGAATCGAAGTCCTCTGCCGCCGGAAGGCTCAGACCCCGGCGCTTGGCCTCGGCCACGATCGCTTCGGCCAAGGGATGCTCGCTGCCCTGCTCTAGGCTGCCGGCCAGACGGAGGATCTCATCGGCATTGAAGCCGGCATGGGACAGGGTGTCGCGAAAGGCGGGTCGCCCTTCGGTCAACGTGCCCGTCTTGTCCACAATCAAGGTATCGATCAGGCGCAACTGCTCAATGGCTTGTGCGTCGCGGAACAGCACGCCGACCTGGGCAGCGCGTCCGGTGGCGACCATGATCGACATCGGCGTGGCCAAGCCCAGTGCACAGGGACAGGCGATGATCAGAACTGACACCGCATTGAGGACCGCATAGGTCCAGGAAGGCTCAGGACCCAGCAATCCCCAGCCGAAGAAGGTCAGCACCGCCGTGGCCAGCACTGCCAGGACAAACCAGTAGGCCACTTGGTCGGCCATGCGCTGCATCGGTGCGCGCGAGCGTTGGGCTTGTGCCACCAACTGCACGATCTGCGCCAGAACAGTCCCGGACCCCACCTTGTCAGCGCGGATCACCAGCGCGCCCGTGCCGTTCAACGTCGCACCGATGACATGATCGCCAACGGTCTTCTCCACCGGAATCGGCTCGCCGGTGAGCATGGACTCATCCACGCTGGTGCGCCCTTCAATCACCTCGCCGTCGACCGGTACTTTCTCGCCCGGACGCACGCGCAGCAGGTCGCCCACGTGCACGTGATCAAGTGCAATGTCTTCTTCTTCACCATCAGGCTTTAGACGACGGGCGGTCTTGGGCGCCAACCCGAGCAGCGACTTGATGGCAGCCGAAGTTTTGGAGCGGGCTCGCAACTCCAGCAGTTGGCCCAGCAGGGTGAGCGAGACGATGACCGCTGCTGCCTCGAAATACACCCCTACCCGGCCGTGTTCGCGAAAGGAATCTGGAAACAGACCCGGCGCCACGGTCGCGACCACGCTGTAGCCGAATGCGGCGGCCACGCCGATGCCGATCAGCGTCCACATGTTGGGACTGCGATTGATGATGGATTGCACGCAGCGCTGGAAGAAGGGCCATCCGGCCCACAGCACCACCGGTGCACTCAGGACCAGTTCGATCCACGTGCGCGCCTGAGTGGACAGTCCAGGCAGCCGATGGCCCAGCATCGCCAGGACCAGGACTATTACGGTCAATGGTAACGTCCACCAGAAACGTCGGGTGAAATCGCGCAACTCAGGATTATCGTCCTCCTCCAGTGAGGGCATCTCCGGTTCAAGCGCCATGCCGCAGATCGGACACGTGCCGGGGCCTAGCTGGCGAATCTGCGGGTGCATCGGACAGGTATAGATCGTGGCTGGACCCGTCGCCGGCTCGACAGAGGCCACAGAGGGGGCGCTCTCTTCGGCAGGGGTCTGGGTGTAGCGTGCCGGCGTGGCGATGAAGCGCTCGCGGCATTTGGCTGAGCAGAAGTGGTACTTCTTCCCGCCATGCACAGCGTCGAACGGTGTTCGCGATGGCCAGACCTGCATGCCGCAAACGGGGTCGCGCACCTGCGTGCCCTCACCGCTGACATTCTGCGACGGTGCTTCACCGGCTTCATGATGGGAATGTGGCGACATGGATCGGTCTCGGTTGAGAACAAGGATCGCGGCAAGACTCAGCCGCGGCGGCCATGCAGAACGTAGGGTTGCGTGGTGCCATCGGGGAGCACCAGTTCAACGGTGTAGGGCTGCACGCGCCCATCGGGCATTTCCATGCCCGGTGAACCCGCTGGCATGCCGGGCAATACAAGTCCGCGGCCCTGCGGCCGCTCGCGCAGCAGACGGAAAATGTCCTGCACCGGCACGTGACCCTCGACGATGTAACCGTCGATCTCCGCGGTGTGGCACGAGCCGCGACCGTAGGGCACGCCCAACTTCGCCTTGATGGGATTGAGATCCTCGCTGTTATGGACTTCGACCGTGAAGCCGGCTTTTTCCAAATGCTCGACCCACAGCTGGCAGCACCCGCACGTCGCACTTTTGTGCACCTTGACCAACGGCAGCGCTTGCGGGGGCGGCACACCTAGTTGAACCTCTGCCGAGGCTGCGGTCGCACCTACCGGGGTGACAGACTCGGACGGGCGTGCGCATGCGGACACGGACAGGGCTGTGGCCAAAAGCAAGAGACAGCTGCGTTGCGTATTCATCAAGAATCCTCAAAAGGTGCCCAGGCGCCGTGGCGCCCGGGCGTGGAGCTGGTCTGCTCCATGAAAAAGTCAGTGCTGGTGGTCGTGGCCGTCGTCGGCTTTCGGCGCCGCTTCGGCGGGCTTGGTGGGCATAGAGGCGTGCTCGCTGTGATCGCTGTCGGACTTGGTCTGGGTCGGTTGCTTGGCTGGCGCCGCGGCATGCTCGTGCGTGGTGCTTTCCGTGCTTTGACTCATGTCCATTCCACCGGACTCGTGACCCTGACTATGGTCATCACCCACGGCAGCGCCTTCGTCACCGCCATGATGATCTCCGCCGGCCTCCTCACCATCAGAGTGCCCGTCAGTCTCACCGCCACCGTGCGAGTGACCATCACTGCTTGCCACCAAGACCTGATAGCCGGTCTTGTCCAACTTGGGCAGCTCCTGCAGAAACGCGGCCATGTTCCAGATGAACTCATCGTCCATGCTGCCACCCCAGGCCGGCATGCCACTGGCCTTGATACCGTGCTTGATGACCCAGAACGCTTCAGCCGGTGCGATCGGTTGCTTGCTCAGATTCGGCGGCGCGGGGTACAAACCCTTGCTCAATTCTGTGGCGGCAGCCTCCGGTGAGAGATGGCAGGCCACGCACATGGCGTTGTAGTTGCCCGCCCCTTGGCGGATACGCTCAGGGTCGTTCAAATTGGCAGGCACCTGCAGCTTGGCCGCGCGCACCGAGATGGAACGCTCACGCGCGGTTTCCAACAACGCGTACACCGCACGGCTGTGTGGATCATCGGCCGCAACGTTGTACACGCCAAGCGATACCGTGGCGGTGGCGACCACCGCAACCAGGGCCGCACTGGCACCGAGCCATACCCATATCTTCTTGTTGGATTTCATCGTCTGTCTCCCCTCAGAACCAAGTGCGAAGGCCGATGACAAGGCGCGTGTCTTCAAAGGACTCGGCGTGCTCGCGCCGCATATCCGCTGTATTGCCGAAGGCGCGCTCGTAGACCACGCCGATGTAAGGCGCGAACCTGCGAGTGAATTCGTAGCGCAGCCGTAGTCCGGCCTCGGCGGTGCTCAATCCCGAGCCGATACCACGCAATGGATCGTTCTTGCCGTAGGCCGTGACTTCGACCAAGGGCTGCAGGATCCATCGGTTGGTCAACAGCAGTTCGTACTCGGCTTCCACATTGGCCGCCGTCTGACCGCCCTCGCCCAGGTAGGCCGTTGCGGACATCTCGAACTTCATCGGGGCCAGTCCCTGCACGCCAATGGCAGCAAAGTTCTGCGAGGCGCCCGGCTTGAAATCGTGGCGCACACCGGCCACCACATCCCACCAGGTGGAGACGCTGCGACCGTAGAGCACTTCCAGGTCGGCCGACTCGGTTTGACCGTCCGATCGTTCCCCCTCGCTGCGCAACCAGATGCGATCCAGATCCGTGCCTATCCAGGCCTGCCCTTCCCACCCCAAACCCGTGCCGGGGTCGGCATCCCAGGTCTCCAGACGATTGAACAGCACATAGCTCTTGATGCCATTGTCGTGCACCGGGTGTGCATGATCAGGTGCGATGGCCGCCTTGCGATCAGCGTCTGTCACCTCGGGAATAGGCGTGCGTGGCTGGGTCGGCGCCGGCGAGGCATGCCCCATCTGGCTGTGATCCATGCCTTCCATCGACTGCATCGCAGGCTCAGGCGCGGCATCGGCGCCGGTCTTCGGCGCAGGCTGATCCATTTGGCTGTGATCCATCCCCTGCATCGCAGGTTGGGCGGCATCGTTCGTGCTGGCTGGCGCAGCGTGGCCCATCTGGCTGTGGTCCATCCCCTGCATCGCCGGCGGTGTGCTCGGCATGGCATGCCCCATCGCCGCATGGTCCATCTCTGCCTCGGGCTTCTTGGCAGGAGTTACCGGCTTCTTTGGGGGCGCTGGCTTTGCTGCGGGGACTTGGTGCGCCGAATGATCCTGACTTTGCCCGCTCTGCTCCATCGGCATGGTGCCGTGCTGCATGGTTTGGGCGATGGCCGCATTGGACAGGGCCAGCGTGATAGCCAGCGTCAGTAATGCCGTGGCAGCGTGGCGATTATTGATCTTCATTCGTCGACCCTCACCGTGCGCATCATTCCGGCTTCCATGTGATAGAGCAGATGGCAATGGAATGCCCAACTGCCCAGGGCATCTGCGCGCACGCGATACGTCCTTCGGCTGCCAGGCGGCATATCAACGGTATGTTTGCGCACCATGAAATTGCCGTTGTCGTCCTCCACGTCACTCCACATGCCATGCAGATGAATGGGATGGGTCATCATCGTGTCGTTGACCAGGACGATGCGCATACGCTCGCCATAGTTCAGGCGTAGTGGCTCGACATCGGAGAATTTCTGGCCGTTGAAGCCCCAGGAGAACTTCTCCATGTGGCCGGTCAGATGAAGTTCGATCTCACGACCGGGATCACGACCGTCGGGGTCCTCGAATGTGCTCTTGAGCATGGAATAGCTCAGGACCTGGCGCCCGTTGTTGCGCAGCCCATTGCCCGGGTCATCCAGGCGCGAGCTCACGCTCATGGCCTGATTGTCGAGCAGCGGGTTGTTGGTTTCGCTGGCAGGATGGGATTGCATGCCGCCGTGCTGCATGCCCGCCATAGCGCCATCGCCTGTGGCCGGCATGGCATGGCCGGCATGGGCTCCACCGTCTGGGGTGCTCGTCGGTGGGCTCATGCCTGGCATGCCCATCGCCGCCCCGCAACCGCCTTCCATGCCCTTGCTGCTGCCGGACATGTCCATCGATCCGTGATCCATGCCCATGTCAGCCATGGTCAACAAGGGTCTGGGATCCACGGAGGGGACGGGCGCACGCAAGCCCTCGCGCACCGCCAGGGTCCCGCTGACATAGCCGGTACGTCCCGAATCCTGTGCAAAGATCGTGAACGCATCTTGCCCGGACGGCTCAACGATCACATCGAAGGTCTCTGCGACCGCGATGCGAAATTCATCGACGGTCACGGGGTGAACGTACAAGCCATCTGCGGCCACTACGGTCATCTTCAGGCCTGGAATACGCACATCGAAGTACGTCATTGCAGAGCCATTGATGAAGCGCAGGCGCACCTTCTCGCCACTGCGAAACAACCCGGTCCAGTTGCCCAGCGAGGTCGTGCCGTTCATCAGGTACGTGTAGGTGTTCGCATTGACGTCGGAAAGATCCGTAGGCGTCATGCGCATCACACCCCACATCTTGCGATCTTCCAGCGTGGCCGACAGCCCGTTGCGCCTGACATCACGCGCGAAGTCACCCACCGTGCGCTTGTAGTAATTGTCGTGGCCCGGCATCTTCTTCAGCCGATCAAATAAGGCTGCTGGATCCAGATCCGTCCAGTCGCTGAGCATCACGACGTAATCGCGGTCGAAACTGAAGGGCTCCGGCTCCAGCGGGTCGATCACCAACGGGCCATAAAGGCCAGCTTGCTCCTGAAAGCCGGAGTGGCTGTGGTACCAGTAAGTGCCACCCTGGTGCAGGGTGAACTTGTAGTGATAGGTCTCGCCACGGCCGATGCCATCAAAACTGAGCCCCGGGACCCCGTCCATGTTGGCTGGCAGCAGGATCCCGTGCCAATGGATTGAGGTATCCGAACCATGGATCGAGTTGGCGGGCAGTGCGTTGGCCACGCGCAGGTTGACGGTGGTGCCCTCCTTCCATCGCAGCAATGGCGCGGGAACGGATCCGTTGACGGTGATAGCCGTGCGCGTCTTGCCGGTGAAGTTCATCGGTGTCTCGCCGATGGTCAGGTCGAACTCCGTGCCTGACAGCACGTTGGGCTGTCCTGGGCCCTTCAGTGCCCAGCCGGACTTGGGCCAGAGCCCCAAGCCTGCCACTGCGCCTCCCAAGGCCAAGCCTTGGACAAATCGCCGCCGCGAAGGCAGCAGTGGCCCGCCCGGCGGGCCACGAAAATCATCATGCGACATGAAAATGCTCCTAGCATCGTGTTGCCACCGGCGTGCGGTGGTACAGAGCGGGTGGCCGGCCTAGACGAGCGCACAGGCCACACCCACAGCGCCGTTGCGGCGCCAAAGGAGACTTAGCCGATCGGTGGTCGGATCAAATGGGGCAAGGCGGGCGCAGCATGCCCCAATGGCAGGGGCATGACGTGCAGTCCCAACGCCAATTGCACCGAGACATACATGTGCGCGGGCAACGCACTGGCACAGGCATGCACGCACGCGCATCGGCACGCCGAAGACTTGCAGCAATCAGGACCGGCATGGTCGCCATGTCCGGCTTTTTTAGCCTTCTCAATTGAAGGCGCATCGGCGTGATGGGATGGGTTGTGATGCGCGGCACAATCCTCATCGCTCACGACACTGGGCTCCTGACTTGCCTGCCCGGCGGTAGCAGATCCCATACTCACGGACGCATACGCCGACCACGCGCCGTTAAGGGCGAGCATAGCGATCAGAAACAAGCGCAGTAGTAGTGAGGGGGCCGACACGGACGTCATGGTAAATCACTTCGCGCGGCATGGTGTGTATCAGTCGTGAACAGAATCTCAACGACGCATGAGACGGACGCCTTCCCCGTCGCTCGGGGAGGAAAGCAAGCTACGCGCATCCGAGGCGGGTTTTACATGGCGCTTAAAAGTTCACGATAAGAACAGAAATAGATGGCCGCCCCTGCTCAACGCATTCTTGCGATAGGCGGCAACGCACATCACGGGCGATACCCTCGATAACGATCCTTTATCCCCTGCTCTCCCGCGGTCATCTTTCGAGCGGATAGCTACTTCGTTGCGGAAGCATCGGAGACACCTTTCTCAAGAGTTCCGCTTTGCAAGGAATTCTCAGCATAGTAGACACGAACGGGATTCTGCAGCATGCGGCTGCAGAATCCCGCGCGATTACGGCAGACCCTGGTTGGATGCAGTCAGTGAGCCCGTTACTCAGTACTCGGAAATCTTGACATAGCCTTTCTGCACGAGCTGGGTCGTTCGCGCCATGGCATCGGTATTTATCTTGATGCCCGGCAAGATGTCACCGTTGCCCCAGCCATGGGCCAGGGCTGTTGCCCCGCACAGCTCGACGGCCACGCCGCGGGCCATCAGCTCCTGGACCAGCCCCTTGTACGGATTGCCGGTGCTGATGTTCCGATCAGCGTTGTAGATCTTATCCGCCAGGGTCACGTGACCGGCGTTGGTATGGAATACAACGATCACCGACGACTTTGCCTTCCAGGCGGAGATGTCATCCATGATCAGGCCAAGGTGGAACAGGCAGGCAGGCAAGTCCCCTTCGAATGAGAGAGCCGCGACACTGAAGACGCTCTTTACGTGGGAGAGCACAACCGGAATATCGATATTCAGGACGGGATTCTGAGCAGACATAAATCACCTCATGGACGGCAGTGTGTCAGGCTTCGATCAGTCCGCCTTCTTGGGCGGCATCTTGGCCGCAAACTCGGGGCGCGTGGAGGGGTGGCCGTCGATCATCTCGAACAAGTGCTTCGACCGTTGCAGCGTCTCCATCAGCGATTTGGGTCCTTCGAA belongs to Pseudoxanthomonas sp. F37 and includes:
- the hutG gene encoding formimidoylglutamase; its protein translation is MNSVWQGCVDMPAAADTRRWHQEVRLDPALGPAGIALLGFACDEGIRRNAGRTGAAQGPDALRKAMSNLPVRHAGPLYDAGDIRCVDQKLESAQALYSQRAQQLLDQGHWVVGLGGGHEIGYASYAALRAHLGASQARIGIFNFDAHFDLRNQGYASSGTPFLQALEHARSSGYPLHYHCIGISRSSNTPSLFATAEREGTRYITDDALCAWNWHTQADLLVRWCEAVDVIYLTLCLDVLPQSIAPGVSAPNPRGISLEVVECLLDLVVASGKVRLMDVAELCPPLDPDQATARVAARLIHRVIDAQTRPGQKTSVPA
- a CDS encoding DsrE family protein gives rise to the protein MSAQNPVLNIDIPVVLSHVKSVFSVAALSFEGDLPACLFHLGLIMDDISAWKAKSSVIVVFHTNAGHVTLADKIYNADRNISTGNPYKGLVQELMARGVAVELCGATALAHGWGNGDILPGIKINTDAMARTTQLVQKGYVKISEY
- a CDS encoding DUF305 domain-containing protein is translated as MSSSHDTHESANARPSPTAGQHASHGSANQAHQGHQGHQGHQGHQGHQGHQGHQGHQGHQGHQGHQGHYGRLLLMMALSFVAMYALMYAMVDQWANVYNNINQFYMAGLMAAPMLLIELWLMSSMYPDRRRNLVLAGLTVAFMLFCWWGIRTQAAVTDRQFIRSMIPHHAGAILMCEENRLQDPELTKLCQDIIASQTQEIAQMKQLLSERSR
- a CDS encoding DUF411 domain-containing protein; this translates as MNTQRSCLLLLATALSVSACARPSESVTPVGATAASAEVQLGVPPPQALPLVKVHKSATCGCCQLWVEHLEKAGFTVEVHNSEDLNPIKAKLGVPYGRGSCHTAEIDGYIVEGHVPVQDIFRLLRERPQGRGLVLPGMPAGSPGMEMPDGRVQPYTVELVLPDGTTQPYVLHGRRG
- a CDS encoding cytochrome c, whose protein sequence is MKSNKKIWVWLGASAALVAVVATATVSLGVYNVAADDPHSRAVYALLETARERSISVRAAKLQVPANLNDPERIRQGAGNYNAMCVACHLSPEAAATELSKGLYPAPPNLSKQPIAPAEAFWVIKHGIKASGMPAWGGSMDDEFIWNMAAFLQELPKLDKTGYQVLVASSDGHSHGGGETDGHSDGEEAGGDHHGGDEGAAVGDDHSQGHESGGMDMSQSTESTTHEHAAAPAKQPTQTKSDSDHSEHASMPTKPAEAAPKADDGHDHQH
- a CDS encoding heavy metal translocating P-type ATPase; protein product: MQVWPSRTPFDAVHGGKKYHFCSAKCRERFIATPARYTQTPAEESAPSVASVEPATGPATIYTCPMHPQIRQLGPGTCPICGMALEPEMPSLEEDDNPELRDFTRRFWWTLPLTVIVLVLAMLGHRLPGLSTQARTWIELVLSAPVVLWAGWPFFQRCVQSIINRSPNMWTLIGIGVAAAFGYSVVATVAPGLFPDSFREHGRVGVYFEAAAVIVSLTLLGQLLELRARSKTSAAIKSLLGLAPKTARRLKPDGEEEDIALDHVHVGDLLRVRPGEKVPVDGEVIEGRTSVDESMLTGEPIPVEKTVGDHVIGATLNGTGALVIRADKVGSGTVLAQIVQLVAQAQRSRAPMQRMADQVAYWFVLAVLATAVLTFFGWGLLGPEPSWTYAVLNAVSVLIIACPCALGLATPMSIMVATGRAAQVGVLFRDAQAIEQLRLIDTLIVDKTGTLTEGRPAFRDTLSHAGFNADEILRLAGSLEQGSEHPLAEAIVAEAKRRGLSLPAAEDFDSLTGQGVRGRVAEYVVVLGNQSLMASVGADTAPLHNSVERLRNEGASVVFLAVDGRLAGAIAVADPIKATTLPALNLLRADGLHVVMASGDAQATAEAVGRTLGIDDVRGGVKPQGKAELVQHLKAQGRRVAMAGDGINDAPALAAADVGIAMGTGTDVAMSSAQVTLVKGDLTRIVQARAISASTVANMKQNLGFAFVYNAIGVPIAAGLLYPSFGLLLSPMMAALAMSLSSVSVVTNALRLSGGSVAAASHPDRAVEPARGHSCH
- a CDS encoding CopL family metal-binding regulatory protein, with protein sequence MTSVSAPSLLLRLFLIAMLALNGAWSAYASVSMGSATAGQASQEPSVVSDEDCAAHHNPSHHADAPSIEKAKKAGHGDHAGPDCCKSSACRCACVHACASALPAHMYVSVQLALGLHVMPLPLGHAAPALPHLIRPPIG
- a CDS encoding copper resistance system multicopper oxidase; the protein is MSHDDFRGPPGGPLLPSRRRFVQGLALGGAVAGLGLWPKSGWALKGPGQPNVLSGTEFDLTIGETPMNFTGKTRTAITVNGSVPAPLLRWKEGTTVNLRVANALPANSIHGSDTSIHWHGILLPANMDGVPGLSFDGIGRGETYHYKFTLHQGGTYWYHSHSGFQEQAGLYGPLVIDPLEPEPFSFDRDYVVMLSDWTDLDPAALFDRLKKMPGHDNYYKRTVGDFARDVRRNGLSATLEDRKMWGVMRMTPTDLSDVNANTYTYLMNGTTSLGNWTGLFRSGEKVRLRFINGSAMTYFDVRIPGLKMTVVAADGLYVHPVTVDEFRIAVAETFDVIVEPSGQDAFTIFAQDSGRTGYVSGTLAVREGLRAPVPSVDPRPLLTMADMGMDHGSMDMSGSSKGMEGGCGAAMGMPGMSPPTSTPDGGAHAGHAMPATGDGAMAGMQHGGMQSHPASETNNPLLDNQAMSVSSRLDDPGNGLRNNGRQVLSYSMLKSTFEDPDGRDPGREIELHLTGHMEKFSWGFNGQKFSDVEPLRLNYGERMRIVLVNDTMMTHPIHLHGMWSDVEDDNGNFMVRKHTVDMPPGSRRTYRVRADALGSWAFHCHLLYHMEAGMMRTVRVDE
- a CDS encoding copper resistance protein B yields the protein MKINNRHAATALLTLAITLALSNAAIAQTMQHGTMPMEQSGQSQDHSAHQVPAAKPAPPKKPVTPAKKPEAEMDHAAMGHAMPSTPPAMQGMDHSQMGHAAPASTNDAAQPAMQGMDHSQMDQPAPKTGADAAPEPAMQSMEGMDHSQMGHASPAPTQPRTPIPEVTDADRKAAIAPDHAHPVHDNGIKSYVLFNRLETWDADPGTGLGWEGQAWIGTDLDRIWLRSEGERSDGQTESADLEVLYGRSVSTWWDVVAGVRHDFKPGASQNFAAIGVQGLAPMKFEMSATAYLGEGGQTAANVEAEYELLLTNRWILQPLVEVTAYGKNDPLRGIGSGLSTAEAGLRLRYEFTRRFAPYIGVVYERAFGNTADMRREHAESFEDTRLVIGLRTWF